GAAAAAGCCCGAAACAACAAAGTGAAACGCACTTGTTGTTTCGGGCTTTCCGATCCCTGTAATAACAGGTCAGTCAGTACCCTTGTCGTACATAGTTGTCATATTTGGGACAGGATACTGCCAGAGAACTGTTACGTCTGTTAGATGGGAATGTAAAAAATTCGGAACGTTTTGCTAGGTGACATTTGTGTCGCAGCATGTTGCAAACATTTATTAGGACTGCCGCATGGTTGTAATAAAACCCTGATAAGGTTCGGTTCGCTTCGGAAGGAAATCGGCATTAAAAGGGGAGCGGCTATGAGAATCCTTGTTACCGGCGGCGCCGGGTATATCGGTAGCCATGTTGTCAAGCTTTTGGGCGAACAGGGACATGAGATCGTCGTGTTCGACAATCTCTCAACCGGCCACGCCTGGGCTGTGCTTCATGGAAAACTCATTGCCGGCGACCTAGCTGATAAGCCGCTCCTGGATCTGGTAATAAGAGAATTCAGGCCCGACACGGTTCTGCATTTTGCTGCTTCCATCAAGGTGGAGGAGTCGGTGCGCGAACCGCTCGTCTATTTTTATAACAACGTGGTCAACACCATGAACCTTCTTGACAGCATGGTTAAGCATGGCGTCAAGAACCTGATTTACTCTTCAACCGCTGCGGTCTATGGAATTCCGGACCGGATGCCGGTTGATGAGTCGGCGCCGCTCTGTCCGATCAACCCGTACGGTTCTTCCAAGGTCATGGGCGAGGCAATAATGCGCGATCTTGCCGTCTCTTCCGACTTTAAATTTGTCGCGCTTCGTTACTTCAACGTGGCAGGCGCCGACCCGGACGGCCAACTCGGCCAGGTCTACCGGGATGCGACGCACCTGATCGCTCGTTCGATCAAGACTGCAACCGGAGAATACCCGTACCTCACCATCTTCGGCGATAACTACCCAACCCCGGACGGCACCTGCATTCGCGATTATATCCATGTCAGCGACCTGGCATCGGCACATCTCAGCGCACTTGAGTATCTGCGGGCAGATGGCGAGAGCAAAGTATTCAACTGCGGCTACGGCTACGGCTTTTCCGTGCGGGACGTGGTTGAAACGGTAAAGACCGTCTCCGGGGTAGATTTCAAGGTCAAGATGGCGGACAGAAGAGCCGGAGACCCACCGGCTCTGATAGCTGACAGCAGCAAGCTCCGATCACTCACCGGCTGGACCCCGCGTTACGGGGATCTCAGCTATATCGTTAACTCGGCTCTGGAATGGGAACTGCTGCTCAAGCGGAAACTGGCGGCTTAGGTCATGTGCGGCATAGTAGGGTATATCGGGAGTCAGCAGGCTCCGCCAATCATTCTGGATGGGCTCAAGCGCCTTGAATATCGTGGTTATGATTCCGCGGGTATCTGCACCATATTTGCTGATTGCGCCGACATTCGCCGCAGCGAGGGGAAACTTGCCAACCTCGTTGACTTGGTTGGACTAATCCCGATTTTTGGTGAAATAGGGATTGGCCACACTCGATGGGCAACACACGGCAAACCGACTGAAATCAATGCGCATCCTCACCAAGCCGGGCCGATAGTTCTTGTTCATAACGGCATTATCGAAAATTATATCCCCCTGAAAAGTTCATTACGGGAGATCGGGCATACCTTTAAAAGCGAAACAGATACAGAGGTTATCGCTCACCTGATTGAGCAACGGATGAAAGATGGCGCTGGCTTCGAAGAGGCGGTACGACAGACCCTCCTGCAACTGAAGGGCGCCTATGCCCTATGCATTGTCTGTGAATCTGAGCCGGATACCATGATTGCTGCGAAACATGGCTCACCTCTGGTGGTGGGGATAGGCGACGGAGAATACTTTGTCGCCTCCGACATCCCCGCCATCCTTGCGCAGACAAGAGAGATGGTCTTTTTGGAAGATAGAGAAATAGCCGTCTTTAGGAGGGATGGGGTGGCTTTTTCCACGATAACAGGGGAAGTGCTGTCTAAAGCTACACGGCACATCGACTGGTCGCCGCTCATGGCCGAGAAAGGCGGCTTCCGTCACTTCATGCTCAAGGAGATCTTTGAACAGCCCCGCGCCGTTCAGGACACCATGGCTGGTCGCCTTCTGGAAGAGGAGGGAAATGTTTACCTTGAAGACCTGGGGTTGACCGATGCGGAGATGGCGGGATTTTCACGGATCTGCATCGTGGCCTGCGGGACATCTTGGCATGCCGGATTGGTGGGTAAGTTCCTGCTTGAGGAGTTGTGCCGTATCTCTGTAGAAGTGGATATCGCATCCGAGTTCCGCTACCGGAATCCGGTGGTCAGTTCAGGTACCCTTCTTCTAGCCATTTCTCAATCCGGCGAGACCGCCGACACCCTTGCGGCAGTGCGAGAGGCTCATGGTAAGGGAGCAAAAGCCATTGCCATCTGCAATGTGGTTGATTCTTCAATTGCCAGAGAGGCTGACGGGGTTGTTTACACACATGCTGGCCTGGAGATAGGTGTTGCCTCAACCAAGGCCTTCGTGACGCAGCTTGTTGCCATCTCGCTCTTTGCCTTAAGATTCGGTAGAGCCACTGGCGCAATATCACGCGAGCGGGGGATTGAGCTTACTTCTTCCCTGCTGCACCTGCCTGCTTTTATCGAAGAAGCGCTGCAACTTGATACTGCCGTTGAAAGCATCGCCCGCCGCTACCACAATTCCAGTGACTTCCTTTACCTAGGGAGAGGTTACAGTTACCCTATTGCACTTGAAGGAGCGCTTAAACTGAAGGAGATTTCTTACATCCATGCTGAAGGATACCCGGCAGGCGAAATGAAGCATGGCCCCATTGCTCTCATCGACGAAAACATGCCTGTTGTGATGTTAGTACTGCGCGACCGTCATTATGAAAAGGTTGTCTCCAACATGGAGGAGGTAATCGCCCGCGGAGGGCGCGTGATTGCCCTCTGTTCCGCTGGGGACTCCGAGACGGCGCAAAAAGCCGAAGCGGTTCTTGAATTACCTTCATGCGCCGAGATTGTCGCACCTATTATCCTCTCGATACCGCTGCAACTCCTTGCTTACCACGTCTCGGTCCTTAAAGGGAATGACGTTGACCAGCCGAGAAATCTGGCTAAATCAGTTACTGTCGAATAGAAGACAATTTCATCTCGTACAGGGCGTGTTACTTGAACCCTGATACTTATAACCATTTTTCAGTAATTCGAGGACCAAAGTGCATAATCGTAAAATTCTGTTATCGGGCTTAGGTATGTGGTTGCAATATTCACGTGGGTTGTAGCAGCAACAATCTGTTCGGGATCGTAGCGGATAATTGAAGGAGGGTTCGCGAATAATGCAAGATCTTAAGAATAAAATAAAGGTCCTTACAGTCATCGGCACTCGGCCAGAGGCAATAAAGATGGCCCCTGTCGTCAAGGAACTGGCTCGTTATCCTGAACGTATCGACAGCCGAGTCTGCGTGACGGCGCAACATCGGCAGATGCTCGACCAAGTGCTGTCACTCTTCGGGATAGTGCCCGAATACGACCTGGACGTAATGCGTGAAAGTCAGTCGCTCATCCAGGTGGCCGCTAACGTCATGACCGGGCTTGAACCGGTCCTGAAAAAAGTACGTCCCGACTGGGTCCTGGTACAGGGGGACACAACGACCGTCGCTGCCGCTGCAATAGCGGCATTCTACTGCGGCGCCCGGGTTGGCCATGTGGAAGCCGGACTGCGGACCTTCAACCGTCAGCAGCCCTTTCCGGAAGAGATCAATAGAAGGCTGGCAGGGGTCTTGGCGGACCTTCATTTTGCGCCGACTGCACGTGCCAGGCAGAATCTGCTCAATGAAGGGATTCCGGACGAGAATATCCTGGTTACCGGCAATCCGGTAATAGATGCGCTTATCGAGGTATCAGGTCATCCCTACGACCCGTCTTCAGGGCCGCTCCAGCAGATCCCGTGGGACAATAGACTCGTTCTGGTCACCTCGCATCGGCGTGAAAATTTCGGGGCTCCTATGGAGGAGATCTGCCAGGCCTTGTTGGAGATTACCGCCGCCTGCCCGGATGTAACTATCGTTTTCCCGGTGCACCTTAACCCGAACGTTAGGGAACCGGTCTTTCGGATTCTCGGAAATGTAGAACGGATCATCCTGATAGAACCGCTGGAGTACCTGCCGCTGGTCCATCTTCTCAAAAGCGCAACACTCGTTCTGACTGACTCGGGAGGGATTCAGGAAGAAGCGCCGGGGCTCGGCATACCTGTC
The DNA window shown above is from Geoanaerobacter pelophilus and carries:
- the wecB gene encoding non-hydrolyzing UDP-N-acetylglucosamine 2-epimerase, encoding MQDLKNKIKVLTVIGTRPEAIKMAPVVKELARYPERIDSRVCVTAQHRQMLDQVLSLFGIVPEYDLDVMRESQSLIQVAANVMTGLEPVLKKVRPDWVLVQGDTTTVAAAAIAAFYCGARVGHVEAGLRTFNRQQPFPEEINRRLAGVLADLHFAPTARARQNLLNEGIPDENILVTGNPVIDALIEVSGHPYDPSSGPLQQIPWDNRLVLVTSHRRENFGAPMEEICQALLEITAACPDVTIVFPVHLNPNVREPVFRILGNVERIILIEPLEYLPLVHLLKSATLVLTDSGGIQEEAPGLGIPVLVLREVTERPEAVEAGTVRVVGTDRARIVTEALRLLKDAEEYGSMSRANNPYGDGRAAERIVDACLEYQGETSL
- the galE gene encoding UDP-glucose 4-epimerase GalE; the protein is MRILVTGGAGYIGSHVVKLLGEQGHEIVVFDNLSTGHAWAVLHGKLIAGDLADKPLLDLVIREFRPDTVLHFAASIKVEESVREPLVYFYNNVVNTMNLLDSMVKHGVKNLIYSSTAAVYGIPDRMPVDESAPLCPINPYGSSKVMGEAIMRDLAVSSDFKFVALRYFNVAGADPDGQLGQVYRDATHLIARSIKTATGEYPYLTIFGDNYPTPDGTCIRDYIHVSDLASAHLSALEYLRADGESKVFNCGYGYGFSVRDVVETVKTVSGVDFKVKMADRRAGDPPALIADSSKLRSLTGWTPRYGDLSYIVNSALEWELLLKRKLAA
- the glmS gene encoding glutamine--fructose-6-phosphate transaminase (isomerizing), whose product is MCGIVGYIGSQQAPPIILDGLKRLEYRGYDSAGICTIFADCADIRRSEGKLANLVDLVGLIPIFGEIGIGHTRWATHGKPTEINAHPHQAGPIVLVHNGIIENYIPLKSSLREIGHTFKSETDTEVIAHLIEQRMKDGAGFEEAVRQTLLQLKGAYALCIVCESEPDTMIAAKHGSPLVVGIGDGEYFVASDIPAILAQTREMVFLEDREIAVFRRDGVAFSTITGEVLSKATRHIDWSPLMAEKGGFRHFMLKEIFEQPRAVQDTMAGRLLEEEGNVYLEDLGLTDAEMAGFSRICIVACGTSWHAGLVGKFLLEELCRISVEVDIASEFRYRNPVVSSGTLLLAISQSGETADTLAAVREAHGKGAKAIAICNVVDSSIAREADGVVYTHAGLEIGVASTKAFVTQLVAISLFALRFGRATGAISRERGIELTSSLLHLPAFIEEALQLDTAVESIARRYHNSSDFLYLGRGYSYPIALEGALKLKEISYIHAEGYPAGEMKHGPIALIDENMPVVMLVLRDRHYEKVVSNMEEVIARGGRVIALCSAGDSETAQKAEAVLELPSCAEIVAPIILSIPLQLLAYHVSVLKGNDVDQPRNLAKSVTVE